CCCGGACGGCTACTGCGACGAGTGCGGGCTCGCGGCGGAGGCCGACACCGGTCTGACCCAGCCGCACCTGCCGTCCGCCCGGCTCGCCCCGGACTCCTCCCGCTCGCACCGCTCCACCCGCACCGGCTCGGCCCGCTCGATGTCCGGCCGCTCGCGTTCGCACCGCTCCACGCGTACCGGCAGCAGCCGGTCCCTGTCGGTGCGCAGCGGCCGGGGCAGCACCGGCACCAGCAGCCGCGGCCGGCTCGGCGCCGGGCTGGTGACCGTCCCGACGGTGCCCCGGCTGGACCCGACGGCGGCCGTCCTGGCCAATCCCGAGGTGCCCGAGCGCAAGCGGTACTGCAGCAAGTGCGAGGCGCCGGTGGGCCGGGAGAAGAACGGCCGCCCGGGCCGCCCGGAGGGCTTCTGCACCAAGTGCGGCACGCCGTACTCGTTCACGCCCAAGCTGGCCCGCGGCGACCTGGTCGGCGGCCAGTACGAGGTGGTGGGCTGCCTGGCGCACGGCGGGCTCGGCTGGATCTACCTGGCGATCGACCGCCGGGTGAACGACAAGTGGGTGGTCCTGAAGGGCCTGCTGGACACCGGCGACGAGGACGCGCTGGCGGTCGCGGTCGCCGAGCGCCGGTTCCTGGCCGAGGTGGACCACCCGAACATCGTGCGGATCATCAACTTCGCCGAGCACCCGGACCTGCGGACGGGCTCGACCGACGGCTACATCGTCATGGAGTACATCGGCGGCAAGTCGCTGAAGGACATCGCCAACGACCGCCGCACCCCGGACGGGCGGCGCGACCCGCTGCCGGTGGAGCAGGCGATCGCGTACGCGCTGGAGGCGCTGCCCGCGCTGGGCTACCTGCACAGCCGGGGGCTGGTGTACTGCGACTTCAAGATCGACAACGTGATCCAGAGCGAGGACTCGCTCAAGATCATCGACATGGGCGCCGTCCGCCGCCTCGACGACGACGGACCGATCTACGGCACCATCGGCTACCAGGCCCCCGAGATCGCCACCGACGGACCCACCCCCGCCTCCGACCTCTACACGGTGGCCCGCACCCTGGCCGTACTGAGCTTCGACTTCCAGGGCTACAGCACCACCTACCGCGAGGAACTGCCCGGCCCCGAGGACGTCCCGGTCTTCGCCGAGTACGAGTCCTACTACCGCTTCCTGGTCCGCGCCACCGACCCCGACCCGGCCCGCCGGTTCTCCTCCGCCGAGGAGATGGCCGACCAGCTGACCGGTGTCCTGCGCGAGATCCTCGCCCTCAAGGACGGCCGGCCCCGGCCCGCGCTGTCCACCCTCTTCGGCCCCGAACTCCGCGTGGTCGACAGCCGACTGGTCACCGGCAGCGCCGTGGTCGGCGCCCCCGCCGCGAACGCCCCGGCCACCGCCGCCCCGGCCCCGGTCCCGACCCCCGACCCGGCCCCGACTGCTCCGGCCCCGGCCCTGGCCCTGACCGCCGGGCCGCGGGTCGTCGCCCTCGACCCGGCCGCCGCCGCCCTCGCCCTGCCGGTGCCCCGGGTCGACCCGGCCGACCCCAACGCCGGCTTCCTCGCCGCCCTGGTCGGCACCGCCCCCGAGGAGGCACTCGCCGCCCTGGCCGGCGCCCCCGCCGACTCGGTCGAACGCACCCTGCGGGAACTGCGCGCCCACCTCGAACTCGGCCACCAGCAGGACGCCCAGCAGACCCTGACCGCCCTGGAGAGCGCCCACCAGGGCGACTGGCGGGTGCTCTGGTACCGCGGCCTGACCGCTCTCGCGGCCGCCGCCGGGGCGGGCGACAGCACCCGCGGCCACCAGGCCCGCACCGAACGGCTGGAGGCCGCGGCCGAAGCCTTCGACGCGCTCTACGACGCCTTCCCCGGCGAGGCCGCACCCAAGCTGGGCCTCGCCGTCTGCGCCGAACTGCTCGGCAACGGCGACGACGCGGCCGAGTTCCACCGCCTGGTGTGGAGCACCGACCACGCGTACGTGAGCGCCGCCTTCGGCCTGGCCCGGGTCCGGCTCGCCGCCGGCGACCGGCCGGGCGCGGTGCTGGCCCTGGAGTCCGTGCCCGCCACCTCCAGCCACTGGACCGCCGCCCGGGTCGGCGCCGTCCGGGCCCGGCTGCGCGAGCGGCCCGCCACCGACCCGCTCGGCCCGGACCTCGACGCCTGCTCCGAACAGCTCGGCCGGCTCGGCCTGGACGACCGCCGCCACGAGGAGCTCGCCGTCGAGGTGCTCGACGCCGCCCTGGGCTGGGCACTCGCCGGACGCCCCGGCGCGTCCGGCGCGCCCACGGTGCTGGGACAGCCCGTCGCCGAGCGGGAACTGCGCTTCGCCCTGGAACACTCCTACCGGGTACTCGCCCGGTTGGCAGACCGGGCGCAGACCAGGATCGAGATGGTGGAACGGGCCAACCGGACCCGCCCCAGGACGTGGGTGTAAGCAATGCAGCAGACCGTGTGCCCGAGCTGTTCCGAACCGCTTGACCCGGAGGACTCCTACTGCGGGAGCTGCGGCGCCGGCCGCCACGAGCCCGCGCGCGCGACCGCCTCCCTGCCCGGCAGCTGGGTGGCCGACGACCGGGCCGGCGGCGCGCCGCCGGCGATGCCCGCACCGCCCGCCCCGCGGAGCGGCGGCCCGGGCATCGCCCCCGGCCTGGTCTGCGCGCACTGCGGCGCCGCCCAGGTCGCCACCGACGGCTACTGCGAGGACTGCGGCGGCGCCCAGCCGCGCCCGCGCGACCACATGGAGAAGGTGCTCGCGGGCGTCGCCGGGGTCAGCGACCGCGGCGTGCGCCACCACCGCAACGAGGACTCCTTCACCGTCGCCGCCACCTCGCTGCCCGGTGGCGCGCCCGCCGTGGTGGCCGTGGTCTGCGACGGCGTCTCCTCCTCCGACCGGCCCGACGAGGCCTCGGAGACCGCCGTCGACAGCGCCTCCGAATCGCTGCTGACCGCGCTGGAGCGCGGCGTCGCCCCCGGCACCGCGATGCGCGCGGCGATCGCCGACGCCGCCCGCGCGGTGGCCGCGCTGGCCGAGGACGGCAGCTCCCCCACCCGTCCCGACATCAACGCGCCCGCCTGCACCTACGTCAGCGCGATCGCCGCCGACGGCCGGATCACCATCGGCTGGGTCGGCGACACCCGGGCGTACTGGATCCCGGACGACCGGGTGTCCGCCGAACCGTTCCGGCTCACCCAGGACGACTCCTGGGCCGCCAAGATGGTCGAGGCCGGCCTGATGGGCGAGGCCGAGGCGTACGCGGACCCGCGGGCGCACGCGATCACCGGCTGGCTCGGCGCCGACGCCGAGGAGGTCGTCCCGCACACCCTGGACTTCACCCCGCACGTCCCCGGCGTCCTGCTGATCTGCACCGACGGGCTGTGGAACTACGCCGAGGCGGCCACCGACCTGGCCCACGTCGTGCGCACCGACGCCCGGACGGAGCCGCTGGCCGCCGCCCGGACCCTGGTGCGGTTCGCGATCGAGGCCGGCGGCCACGACAACATCACCGTCGCCGTGCTGCCGGTCCTGCCCGCCACCGACCTGGCGGGCACCGCCCGGCCGGACGACCGCACCGCCACCCTGCTCGACCTGCCGGTGATCGGGGCCGGCCACGCGGCGGCCCGGCCCGAGTACGACCCGCACGACGAGACGCTGCCGGACCTGCCGGTGATCGGCTCGCCCCGCGCGCCGCTCCCGCCGCTGCCGCCGCACCCGCCGGCCGCGCCGCCCGTCCCGCCCGCCGCACCCGCGCCGCCGGACCACCCGCCGGCCCGCTGAGGCCGGAGCCGGCGGGGCGCCGGCGCCCCGCCCCGCCCGCCGGCGGTCCGCCGCACCACCCCGACCCGTCCCTGCCCATCCTGACCATCCGACAGGAGCCCACGGCCATGGCAAGTCTGGCGAAGTCGAATCTGCCCCGGTTCGACGTGGACATCTTCCAGAACGAGTACCTCGCGGACGGCGCCCGCGAGGTGAACGCGATCGTCACGGTGACCGCCACCGGCGGCGGCACCTCCGGCGGCCGCCCGCTGCCGACCGACGCCACCGCGGCCGGCGCGCCGGCGCAGTCCTCGGCCGTGATCATCCTGGTCGACTGCTCGGGCTCGATGGAGTACCCCGCCACCAAGATGCGCGGCGCCCGGGAGGCCACCGCCGCCGCCATCGACACCGTCCGCGACGGCGTCGCCTTCGCCGTGGTGGCCGGCACCCACGAGGCCAAGGAGGTCTACCCGGGCGACGGCGGGCTCGCCGTCGCCGGGCCGGCCACCCGGAGCGCCGCCAAGGAGTCACTGCGCCGCCTCACCTCCGGCGGCGGCACCGCCATGGGCACCTGGCTGGCCAAGGCCGACCGGCTCTTCCTCAGCCGGCGCGACATCGCGCTGCGGCACGCGATCCTGCTCACCGACGGCAAGAACGAACACGAGTCCGCCGCCGACCTCGACAAGGCGATAGCCCAGGTCACCGGCCATTTCACGGCCGACTGCCGGGGTGTCGGCACCGACTGGCGGGTGGACGAACTGCGCAAGATCTCCTCCGCCCTGCTCGGCTCGGTGGACATCGTGGCGGAGCCGTCCGGTCTGGTGGACGACTTCCGTTCGATGATGGAGAACGCGATGGGCAAGCAGGTCGCGGACGTCGCCCTGCGGGTCTGGACACCGGCCAACGCGATGGTGAAGTTCGTCAAGCAGGTCGCGCCCAGCGTGGAGGACCTCAGCGGACGCCGCACCGAGGCCGGCCCGCGCGCCGGTGACTACCCCACCGGCTCCTGGGGGGACGAGAGCCGCGACTACCACGTCTGCATCGAGGTCCCGGCCGCGGGCGTCGGCAACGTGATGCTCGCCGCCCGGATCAGCCTGGTGCTGCCGCAGCCCGGCGGCGCCGCCCCCGAGGTCCTCTCCCAGGGCCTGGTCAAGGCCGTCTGGACGGACGACCTGTCCTCCTCCACCCGGATCAGCCCGCAGGTCGCCCACTACACCGGCCAGGCGGAGCTCGCCTCCTCCATCCAGGAGGGCCTGGAGGCCCACCGCGCGGGCGACTTCACCCGGGCCACCGCCAAGCTCGGCGCGGCCGTCCGGATCGCCCACGCGACCGGCAACGACGGCACGTTCAAGCTGCTGCAGAAGGTGGTGGACGTGGTGGATCCCAAGGAGGGTACGGTTCGGTTCCGTAAGGACGTGAGCGAGGCCGACTCCAAGACCCTGGAGACCCGGTCCACGAAGACCGTGCGCGTCAAGAAGTGACCCGGGCCTACACCCGGACGGAAGCGGCCCCAACAGGCTGGAAACGAGGGGGGACCTGATGCCGATCTGCCCGAGGGGCCACGAGTCGCAGGCCGAGGACTGGTGCGACTTCTGCGGCTTCCCGATGACACCACCACCGGGGCTGCCGGTGCCCGGCGCGCCCGCGGCCGGACACCTCACCCCCGGGCACCCCGCGCCCGGCCAGGTGCCGCCGCCCGGGCCGGTGGCGCCCGCCCCGGCCGCGCCGCCGCAGGCCCAGGGCTTCCCGGACGTCACCGAGGGCCTGGTGGTCTGCCCGATCTGCCGCAGCCCGCAGACCGGCCGGTACTGCGAGGAGTGCGGGTACGACTACGACCTCTCCTCCCCCTCGCGCCGCCAGCCGCCCGCGCCGGCCTCCGGACATCTCGCGCCCCCGCCGCCGTCCGCGCCGCTGAACATCCCCGCGGCGTACGGCGGCGCGCAGGCTCCGCAGCAACCCGCACCGGGCGGCCAGGGCGGTTACGGCTACCCGCAGGCCGGATCCGGCGGCCAGGGCGGCTACGGCTACCCGCAGCAGGCGCCGGGCCCCTACGAGCAGGCCCCGCAGCAGCCCGCGCAGCCCGCACACGGCGGCCAGGGCGGTTACGGCTACCCCCAGCCGGCGCCCGGCGGGTACGAGCAGGCCCCGCAGCAGCCCGCGGCCGGCGGGTACGAGCAGTCGCCCTACGAACCGCAGCAGTACGAGCGGCCGCAGCCGTACGAGAAGGCGCAGCAGTACGAGCAGGCGCCGTTCGAGCCGGCCGGCCGGCCCGGCCAGGCACCGTACGAGCAGCCGGACGGCCGCCGAGGCACCGGCCCGGTGTACGCCCAGCAGGGGCCGACCGCGCAGGGCGAGGAGTTCGGCACCTCGTTCCAGCTGGCCCCGCCGCTGGCCGGCGCCGGGCCGGAGGGCACCGCGACGCCGGAGCCCCAGCGCACCACCTGGATGGCGGTGGTCTCGGCCGACCGCGACTACTTCACCGACATGATGGCGCGCAGCGGCCCGGAGGCGGCCGGCCTGTTCTTCCCGCCCTACTGCCCCGAGCGGCGGATCCCGCTGACCGGGCGCGGCCAGCTGCGGATCGGACGGCGCTCCCAGCACCGCGGGACCGTGCCGGAGATCGACCTGTCGGTGCCGCCGGAGGACCCGGGGGCCTCCCACCAGCACGCGCTGCTCGCCGAGCAGGAGGACGGCAGCTGGGTGCTGGTGGACCAGGACTCGACCAACGGGACCACGGTCAACGGCGGCGCGGAGTCGATCGCGCCGCACACAGCCGTGCCGCTGAACGACGGTGACCGCGTCCACGTCGGGGCGTGGACCACGATCACCCTGCACCGGGCCTGACGACCGGGACGGCCACGGCCGCCGCCGGGACGGCCGCCGGCGGAGCAGTCGGCGGCGGCCCTTCGGCACGGGGGCGACGGAGCATCAGGTTCCGTCGCCCCCGCCTTGTTCCCCCGTCCAAGTAAAATGATCTTCAAAAAAATCGAACACGCAGCACCCGCCAGCTGGACCTTCCTCTAAGGTCAGGGCACATGACTGCAGCTATCACCGCCGACGGCATACGTCAGCGGTACGGGGATGTCCAGGCTGTCGACGGGGTGTCACTCACCGTCGAGACTGGCGAGTTCTACGGAATTCTTGGGCCCAACGGGGCCGGCAAGACCACCACTCTGGAGATCCTGGAGGGGATCCGGAAGCCCGACGAGGGCCGGATCGAGCTGCTGGGGATGGCTCCCTGGCCGCGCAACCGTGACCTGCTGCCGCGTATCGGCGTGCAGTTCCAGGCCTCGGCGTTCTTCAACAAGCTGACCGCGCGGGAGACCATCCGCACGTTCGCCTCGTTCTACGGTGTCGGGCCCAAGCGGGCCGACGCCATGCTGGAGCGGGTCGGCCTGACCGACTCCGCCTCCGTGATGACCGACAAGATGTCCGGCGGCCAGGCCCAGCGCCTCTCCATCGCCTGCGCGCTGGCCCACGACCCGGAGCTCGTCTTCCTCGACGAACCCACCACCGGCCTCGACCCGCAGGCCCGCCGCAACCTCTGGGACCTGCTGCGGGACATCAACGGCGAGGGCCGCACCGTCGTCCTCACCACCCACTACCTGGACGAGGCCGAGATCCTCTGCGACCGCGTCTCGGTGATGGACCACGGCAAGGTGCTCAAGACCGGCACCCCCGCCGCGCTGGTGCGCGAGATCGACGACACCGTGCGGGTCAGCGTCGAGTCCGGACAGATCGGCCTCGACCGCCTCCGGGAGCTGCTCGCCGCCGCCGGCGCCGAGACCGGCTCGGTCGAGGACGACGGCGCCACCGTCGCCATCGCCACCCGCGCCCCCGCCCCGGTGCTCTCCGTGCTCGCCGAGCAGGGCGCCCTGCGCGGCCTGGAAGTACGCGGCGCCACCCTGGAGGACGTGTTCCTCCAGCTCACCGGACGGGAGTACCGCGCATGAGCGCCGAGCGCAGTGATGCCGTGAGCGAGCCGGGCACCGAGCCGCGGGCCACCGAGGCACCGGCCACCGAGGCACAGCCCACCGAGGCACCGGCGGTCCCCGCCCAGCGGACCGCCGCCAGCGGACCGGCCGGGGCGGGGACGGCCGAGGCACCGAAGGAGCGCGCCAGCGCGTTCCTCAGCCTGTCCCGGGTGATGATCGTGTCCTTCCTCCGGGACCGGACCGCGGTGTTCTTCGTCCTGGTCTTCCCGCTGATGTTCCTGCTGCTCTTCGGCACCTTGCTCAAGGGCGCCGGCAGCCCGCACGCCAAGGTCGCCCAGGTCGGGGCGGTGCAGGTGCTGGACGCCGTCCAGGGCGAAGGCCGGGCGGACCTGGAGAAGGTCCTCGCCATCACCAGGACCGACGACGCCGCCGACGCCCTGGCCAAGGTCAGGAAGGGCGACCTGGACGCACTGATCCAGCAGGGCCCCGACGGCCGGATCGAGCTGCGCTTCAGCGCCGCCGACCAGGTCCGGGCCGGCAGCGTGCAGGGCATCGTCAACTCGATCGTGCAGCAGGCCAACCAGGCCGCCACCGGCAAGCCCGCCGCCTTCACCCTGGAGTCCGTCCAGGTCGAGGACAACTCGCTCAAGCCGATCCAGTTCCTCACCCCCGGCCTGCTCGGCTGGGCCGTGGCCACCGGCGCCGTCTTCGGGGCCTCGCTCACGCTGGTCTCCTGGCGGCAGAAGAAGGTGCTCCGCCGGCTGCGGCTGGCCCCGGTCAGCGCGGGCTCGATCATCGTCTCCCGGATCTCGGTGAGCATCCTCACCGCGCTCGCCCAGACCACCGTCTTCCTGCTGGTGGCGACCACGCCCTACTTCGGGCTGAAGCTCACCGGCGACTGGTGGCTGATCGTGCCACTGGTCGTCTGCGCCACGGTCGCCTTCATGTCGATCGGCCTGCTGGCCGGCTCGCTGGCGAAGACCGAGGAGGCGGCCAACGGCATCTCGCAGATCATCGTGCTGCCGATGTCCTTCCTGTCCGGCTCGTTCTTCCCGATGGACGACGCACCGGGCTGGCTCAAGATGATCTCGGACGCCCTGCCCCTCAAGCACCTGGTCACCGCCTCCCAGTCGGTGCTGACCCGCGGCGGCGGCCTGTCGGACGCCCTGCCGACGATGGGCGGGCTGCTGCTCTTCGCCGCCGTCCTGACCGCGATCGCCTCCCGCTTCTTCCGCTGGGAGGACGCCTGACCGAGCACCCGCCGGCCGCCCGTTGACGGGACGGCCGGACGGGTTCCCGGCCGGTGAAGGCCCCGGTGCGGGCCCGCGCCGAGTGTCACGAAGTGTCGTGGGTCGTACGCCGAAAGTCCTGGTGTACGACCCACGCGCCGTCTGCGACCATGGTCAGGTGACTGAAATCGGGCGTGAAACACTCAGCGAGGAGACCTTTTTCGACTCGGTCGGCGGGGAGTCGACCTTCCGGCGACTGGTGCACCGGTTCTACCAGGGCGTCGCCGAGGACGAGTTGCTGCGGCCGATGTACCCGGAGGACCTCGGCCCGGCCGAGGAGCGGTTCGCCCTCTTCCTGATGCAGTACTGGGGCGGCCCCCGCACGTACAGCGAGGAACGCGGCCACCCCCGGCTGCGGATGCGGCACGTGCCGTTCAAGGTCGACCGCGCGGCGCACGACGCCTGGCTGCGGCACATGCGGACGGCGGTGGACGAACTCGCCCTGCCCGTCGACGCCGAGCGCCAGCTGTGGGACTACCTCACCTACGCCGCCGCCTCGATGATCAACAGCGCCGACTGACCCGGCCGCCCGACCCCCTCACCGCCCCCTCCGGCACCCGCCGGCCAGGGGGCGCGTTCGAATGTCAGCCCCGGAGCGGGCTGAGCCCGAGCCCCGCCCCCGGCGCCGCCGCCGTCCGCACCGCGATCGAACCGGCCGGCGCGCTCAGCCGCAGCCAGCTGCCTGCCCGGTGCACCGTGAGCCGCGCGTCCGGCTTCAGGAACCCGATCACGTACGAGGCGTGCGCGGCGCGCAACGGCAGCTCCGGCACCGCGGACAGCGGGCGGGACCAGATCTCGTCCGCCAGGCCGTCCAGCACAGCGCGGGTGCGGTGGTGCTCGGGCACCGCCTCGCTGCGCTCCTTGAACTCCCGGACGGCCGCCATCAGCTCGGGAACCACCTCGACGGCGGGCGGCTCGGCGAGCAGGCGCCAGCCCGTCCGCGGCGGCAGCAGGCCGGCCCAGGCCGGGCCGGTCACCGGCGCGGGGAGGGTGACGGTGTCGGCACTCTCGTCGACGTCGTCCAGCAGCCGGCCCGCCGAGACGGTACGGTCCACCGGCGCGTCCGGCCCGGCCAGCCGGGCGGTGCGGACGGCGATCGCGCCCGAACTGCCCAGCGGCAGCCGCCCGAAGACCGCGAGCACCCCGGCCGCACCCTCCGGGGCGGCCTCGCCGCCGCCCTCGGCACCGGCTCCGCCGCGGCTCCCGCCCGCGCCGCCGAACCGACCCACCACCTGGAGACGGACCGCCGCCGCCCGGTCGAAGCGCAGCAGGCGCACCAGGAAGGCGGCGAGGTCCGCGGCCTCCCCCGCGTCGGCGAGGACAAGACGGGCGTTGCTGGTCACGAGGAACTCACTCAAGGTCGGCGGGGCGTTCGCGCACACGGGCCGCGCGCCGAAGGGCGCCGGCACCGGACGCGGTCGGACGGACCCGGTGATCGGACGGACCCGGTGGTCGGACGCCCCGGTGGTCGGGGAGGTCACCGGGGCGCGGCACACCGGGCACGCGGGGCCCGGCGGGCGAGCCGGCCCCTCAGGACCGCCGGTGCACGCGGGCAGCCGGCGGAGGCGGGGCGTCCGGGCCCCGGCACGGGCCGGCCCGGCGTCCCCGGGCTCCGGCAAGCACGCTCCGGGTGCCCGCCGTACGGACCGGGGGGGCAGGTCAGGCGGCCACGGCGGCCACAGGCTCCTCGACGTCCATGAAACGGCTGAGGAACTCGCGCTCCACCGGGCTGATCCGGCGCGGCCTGGCCGCGGCCAGGTCGTAGGGCACGACCACGGTCGACGCCCGGACGTACACCGTCTCGGTGCCGTCCTCGGCGGTGTCCTTGACCTCGTAGGAGACGGTCAGCGAAGCACCGCCGATCTTGGTGACCCAGGTCTCGATGGTCACCGGCGTCGGGCGGTGCACCAGCGGACGCTTGTAGTCGATCTCGTGGCGGGCCACCACCGAACCGCCCGCGAACTCCCCGGCGCCGGCCTCGGCGGCCTGGGTGAACATGAAGTCGATCCGGGCCTCCTCCAGGTAGCGCAGGAAGACCACGTTGTTCACGTGTCCGAAGGCGTCCATGTCGGACCACCTCAGTGGGCAGGCGTAGATGTGGCGTGCCACAAGTGTTCTCCTCAAACTTCCGTTGCCCCGCCGGTCCCTTCCGAGACTACGGGCAGCGGCCCGGCAGACCGCCCTGAGGTCAGCCTGCCGGGCCGTTGTTGCGGCAGCGTTGCCGCGTGGCGATCAGCCTCGGGTCAGCTTCTTGTAGGTGGCCCGGTGCGGGCGGGCGGCGTCGGCGCCCAGCCGCTCGATCTTGTTCTTCTCGTACGAGTCGAAGTTGCCCTCGAACCAGAACCAGTTGCTGTCACCCTCGTAGGCGAGGATGTGGGTCGCGACCCGGTCCAGGAACCACCGGTCGTGGGAGATGACCACGGCGCAGCCGGGGAACTCCAGCAGGGCGTTCTCCAGCGAGGAGAGCGTCTCGACGTCGAGGTCGTTGGTCGGCTCGTCGAGGAGCAGCAGGTTGCCGCCCTGCTTGAGGGTGAGCGCCAGGTTGAGGCGGTTACGCTCACCGCCGGACAGGATGCCGGCCGGCTTCTGCTGGTCCGGGCCCTTGAAGCCGAACGCCGAGACGTACGCGCGGGACGGCATCTCGACCTGGCCGACGTTGATCCAGTCCAGCTCGTCGGAGACGACGGCCCACAGGGTCTTCTTCGGGTCGATGTTGGCGCGGCCCTGGTCGACGTAGCTGACCTTGACCGTCTCGCCGACCTTGATCGAACCGCTGTCCGGCTGCTCCTCGCCGAGGAGCATCTTGAACAGGGTGGTCTTGCCGGCGCCGTTCGGGCCGATCACACCCACGATGCCGTTGCGCGGCAGGGTGAAGCTCAGGTCGTCGATCAGGACCTTGTCGCCGAAGCCCTTGGAGAGGTTGTTGACCTCGACCACGATGCTGCCCAGACGCGGGCCCGGCGGGATCTGGATCTCCTCGAAGTCCAGCTTCCGCATCTTGTCGGCCTCGGCCGCCATCTCCTCGTACCGCGCGAGGCGGGCCTTGGACTTGACCTGACGGCCCTTGGCGTTGGAGCGGACCCACTCGAGTTCTTCCTTGAGCCGCTTGGCGCGCTTGGCGTCCTTCTGGCCCTCGACCTTGAGGCGGGACTGCTTGGCCTCCAGGTAGGTGGAGTAGTTGCCCTCGTAGCCGATCGCCCGGCCGCGGTCGAGCTCCAGGATCCAGCCCGCCACGTTGTCCAGGAAGTACCGGTCGTGGGTGACGGCGACAACGGTGCCGGGGTACTTGGCCAGGTGCTGCTCCAGCCAGTTCACCGACTCGGCGTCGAGGTGGTTGGTGGGCTCGTCGAGGAGCAGCAGGTCGGGCGCCTCCAGCAGCAGCTTGCAGAGCGCCACCCGGCGGCGCTCACCACCGGAGAGCTTGGTGACCGGCCAGTCGCCGGGCGGGCAGCCCAGCGCGTCCATCGCCTGCTCCAGCTGGGCTTCGAGGTCCCAGGCGTTGGAGTGGTCCAGCTTCTCCTGGAGCTTGCCCATCTCGTCGAGCAGCTCGTCCGAGTAGTCGGTCGCCATCAGCTCGGCGATCTCGTTGAAGCGGTCGAGCTGGCCCTTGACCTCGCGCACGCCGTCCTCGACGTTCTCCAGGACGGTCTTGGTCTCGTCGAGCGGGGGCTCCTGGAGGAGCATGCCGACGGAGTAGCCGGGCGAGAGGTACGCCTCACCGTTGGACGGCTGCTCCAGGCCCGCCATCATCTTCAGCACCGTGGACTTACCGGCGCCGTTGGGGCCAACGACACCGATCTTCGCCCCGGGGAGGAAGTTGAGCGTCACGTCGTCAAGGATGACCTTGTCGCCGTGGGCCTTGCGCAGCTTGCGCATGGTGTAGATGAATTCCGCCACGTGAGATCGCTCCGGCGTCGTCGGGAGTATTCGGCTTGCAGCCTTCCATTGTGCCGCACCCGGCCGGACCTCCCGAACGCCCGTCGTGGCCGGCCGGCCTCCGCCCGTAACCGGACCGGCGCCCTCCGGCGGCTGATCCCGCCGGGCGCCGCGGCCGCAGGCGTGGTCGCGGCCCCGGCCCGGGCGCGGTCCGGG
The sequence above is a segment of the Kitasatospora sp. NBC_00240 genome. Coding sequences within it:
- a CDS encoding ABC transporter permease, whose amino-acid sequence is MSAERSDAVSEPGTEPRATEAPATEAQPTEAPAVPAQRTAASGPAGAGTAEAPKERASAFLSLSRVMIVSFLRDRTAVFFVLVFPLMFLLLFGTLLKGAGSPHAKVAQVGAVQVLDAVQGEGRADLEKVLAITRTDDAADALAKVRKGDLDALIQQGPDGRIELRFSAADQVRAGSVQGIVNSIVQQANQAATGKPAAFTLESVQVEDNSLKPIQFLTPGLLGWAVATGAVFGASLTLVSWRQKKVLRRLRLAPVSAGSIIVSRISVSILTALAQTTVFLLVATTPYFGLKLTGDWWLIVPLVVCATVAFMSIGLLAGSLAKTEEAANGISQIIVLPMSFLSGSFFPMDDAPGWLKMISDALPLKHLVTASQSVLTRGGGLSDALPTMGGLLLFAAVLTAIASRFFRWEDA
- the ettA gene encoding energy-dependent translational throttle protein EttA — protein: MAEFIYTMRKLRKAHGDKVILDDVTLNFLPGAKIGVVGPNGAGKSTVLKMMAGLEQPSNGEAYLSPGYSVGMLLQEPPLDETKTVLENVEDGVREVKGQLDRFNEIAELMATDYSDELLDEMGKLQEKLDHSNAWDLEAQLEQAMDALGCPPGDWPVTKLSGGERRRVALCKLLLEAPDLLLLDEPTNHLDAESVNWLEQHLAKYPGTVVAVTHDRYFLDNVAGWILELDRGRAIGYEGNYSTYLEAKQSRLKVEGQKDAKRAKRLKEELEWVRSNAKGRQVKSKARLARYEEMAAEADKMRKLDFEEIQIPPGPRLGSIVVEVNNLSKGFGDKVLIDDLSFTLPRNGIVGVIGPNGAGKTTLFKMLLGEEQPDSGSIKVGETVKVSYVDQGRANIDPKKTLWAVVSDELDWINVGQVEMPSRAYVSAFGFKGPDQQKPAGILSGGERNRLNLALTLKQGGNLLLLDEPTNDLDVETLSSLENALLEFPGCAVVISHDRWFLDRVATHILAYEGDSNWFWFEGNFDSYEKNKIERLGADAARPHRATYKKLTRG
- a CDS encoding globin, whose product is MTEIGRETLSEETFFDSVGGESTFRRLVHRFYQGVAEDELLRPMYPEDLGPAEERFALFLMQYWGGPRTYSEERGHPRLRMRHVPFKVDRAAHDAWLRHMRTAVDELALPVDAERQLWDYLTYAAASMINSAD
- a CDS encoding thioesterase family protein: MARHIYACPLRWSDMDAFGHVNNVVFLRYLEEARIDFMFTQAAEAGAGEFAGGSVVARHEIDYKRPLVHRPTPVTIETWVTKIGGASLTVSYEVKDTAEDGTETVYVRASTVVVPYDLAAARPRRISPVEREFLSRFMDVEEPVAAVAA